The Rhodocytophaga rosea genome has a segment encoding these proteins:
- a CDS encoding sensor histidine kinase: MQELRHIRRIELIYIVSLVTLHTGWRLYMEFMHYDSMLTIDLNSQYGSLTSYHFWLNTIFPIIARTVLILSAWYIFHYLLYPKIKAEAWQEKTFWYAVMVIFLLTAGVFLYYYFKISLRIVIDHNTITNIRTYSEYRKLYVFSDTVGFLIIIAFYAGSAQQFYRMHQQLSSEEKRMARFLSYFFVACTVIFLTILFTLVPLPTPLWQNPIAHILLTGGVFLLIHILYILVLNFLLPNLQWTLSAKFISYIGIYLFISVIGMALLWGCFNQFQGFSKSTFVVYIIVLLLSWGIAYAKYSSSQEKTILQTQVSAKSAELSSLRSQINPHFLFNALNSLYATALKEKSDKTADGIQKLGDMMRFMLEENNQERIPLDKEIEYLHNYIDIQRMRIDESQGVEIRINIQQPEKEIYIAPMMLNPFVENAFKHGVSLQHPSWIYITLTLDATRVYFKVHNSLHAKAADDPEENSSGVGLANVKKRLELLYPGRYILDIQQSDKDYFVALTLTYETKNA, encoded by the coding sequence ATGCAGGAATTACGACACATCAGGCGCATTGAATTAATTTATATTGTATCATTGGTAACCTTGCACACTGGATGGCGCCTCTATATGGAGTTTATGCACTATGATAGCATGCTTACCATTGACCTAAATTCACAGTATGGAAGTCTTACTTCTTATCATTTCTGGCTGAACACGATATTTCCCATTATTGCCAGAACCGTTCTCATTTTATCAGCATGGTATATATTTCATTACCTTCTTTACCCTAAGATAAAAGCCGAAGCATGGCAGGAAAAAACGTTCTGGTATGCCGTTATGGTGATTTTTTTGCTAACGGCTGGTGTGTTTTTATATTACTACTTCAAAATATCCCTGCGCATTGTTATTGACCATAATACAATCACAAACATCCGCACTTATTCTGAGTACCGGAAACTATATGTTTTTTCTGACACGGTGGGTTTCCTGATTATTATTGCATTTTATGCAGGATCTGCCCAGCAATTCTATCGCATGCATCAACAACTGAGTAGTGAAGAAAAGAGGATGGCCAGATTTCTGAGCTATTTCTTTGTGGCTTGTACCGTTATCTTTCTTACCATACTTTTCACGCTGGTTCCTCTCCCAACACCTTTATGGCAAAATCCAATTGCCCATATTTTATTAACAGGAGGTGTGTTTTTACTGATACATATTCTTTATATTCTGGTGTTAAATTTTCTGCTGCCTAATCTACAATGGACTCTTTCCGCAAAATTTATCAGTTATATCGGTATATATTTATTTATTAGTGTAATAGGAATGGCTTTACTCTGGGGATGTTTTAACCAGTTCCAAGGTTTTTCTAAGTCAACTTTTGTCGTATACATTATTGTACTGTTACTTTCCTGGGGCATTGCCTATGCCAAGTATTCCTCCTCCCAGGAAAAAACAATCTTACAAACCCAGGTATCAGCCAAATCAGCAGAACTTTCCAGTTTACGTTCGCAGATCAATCCACATTTCTTATTCAATGCCCTCAATAGTTTGTATGCCACTGCATTGAAAGAAAAAAGCGATAAAACGGCCGATGGCATTCAAAAACTGGGAGATATGATGCGCTTCATGCTGGAAGAAAACAATCAGGAACGTATTCCCCTGGACAAAGAAATAGAATACCTCCACAATTATATTGACATTCAGCGGATGCGCATTGATGAATCGCAAGGCGTAGAAATCAGGATAAATATTCAGCAGCCGGAAAAGGAAATCTATATTGCGCCTATGATGCTCAATCCCTTTGTGGAAAATGCCTTTAAACATGGGGTAAGCCTGCAACATCCTTCCTGGATTTACATTACCCTTACCCTGGATGCTACCAGAGTATACTTTAAAGTTCATAACAGTTTACATGCAAAAGCAGCGGATGATCCCGAAGAAAATAGTTCTGGGGTAGGCCTGGCAAACGTAAAAAAGCGGTTGGAACTTCTCTATCCGGGCAGGTATATACTCGATATTCAGCAGTCCGACAAGGATTATTTTGTAGCGCTTACCTTAACCTATGAAACTAAAAACGCATGA
- a CDS encoding eCIS core domain-containing protein, with protein sequence MKPAPVKESNGFISRSTLSEAAGHLSEYNAAHSSNGYGDSVMQAMYGYRQGTPFQTKNIPQAKSPLAFPQKQVSQVQHKENEGEESQVTLPSSIVPTKITIGSPDDNYEKEADAVANQVMQMPEAAVQRKCAHCQAEEKLLQRKALHPSPLHQTSIVQRKCAACEAEAGLLQRKIISPAISPFMQAKADTENTASESISQQIGSRKGNGSPLPGSTKSFIEERFGADFNDVRVHTDGQAIQLSQQLNAQAFATGNDIYFNQGKYSPESSDGKHLLAHELTHVVQQNAGIQQKTIQRDDKKPEESCTTGFQDGEGMEVNPPKNNVVYAIWMTWQEGDNREKRTNEGIKIWLKKRYGTLTPSLEGRIIDYMQQKFSVGGDELKPGCQYIIGLDSVVYDVVRMMAGEKRIDSGGGSSEGKGTGASGTGGKEKGKGSGTSTYNAFQSLKKEDKQKIRDLLKELVGEPTDNKQPDDKKVRLSKEEVALLLQLADDPHREEIIKQLKEAKGGNGEPASLETILATAKSKELLERMHESTGDKGQEPVENRPVRGNITHSDATIVPKKKVAFHFEVEDDRDALRVPWLSIRWHSELDPREKNNASFETFTFKENTNSHYSPIREQGILNDKYFHVEFPGEGTYVIEALVDHNFFLPNSFYIRVAVVDEKKVLKEKENEAYSGFLNAGNTKSHTFDEASFAYDEGSITTGTLDEKFKGATLDQQLKSLQEEKKRIEQLIKTYKEQNTSEAAAIISWAEKYLTKLSEYITKLESEGKSPDTHLVPCKGVYVSRTQHVRSDELKLSCFISKVLKKQTISDPELHQHETFEYTQYKAVLFDYTQLYENENYRVEEEADSAEKAFEKVFATHSTNYPNGTLSIAFQKWDQDTKQLTNEYITYGKVTDTVGKDIKGVLFSAPAQIAVNVVATLLTVFPPTSGIGLTIGILYNSANTISELQESADKGTLTGKKVAVGVGSIALDVIPGVGGVAKARRIITVGKKTYYAFQAAEKIGQAYLLYTGGVEEIEKVRDGVIKELAAINEEITTLERTNPSDPRLAELRKRQKKLIKEGREATANVLTNLVAQQGLMLVGTHILQEVAARKFGLNKLELEEKGLFKHEPGKKVQYDFEKQKITGDGNLGTPEEFRIAQKSAYYDQRIIQSTKLSPAERKQVIEKLQIHENVEIMKGQKTSLTREGDKWVLTVHENATVADIHQVVNSGKLAKAPEAPNTPAAKETAHEASKSGASEKKKETSPVKEVSEVPQTATKEHHEHKIHENGAISRCSDNCLPLLLDIIDRAKKLKKSLGKNHDASKEGGGLIDEAKAIEKEAKANAKKPDSPEKAAKETELLEQAKQLELKMAQLESTIIPELGKKSDVHVSSLEDHLKTHPEYENKYRSKFDRLKNIILEQVAKKDNANPSIREQAADTLRELNKELEKLNKELGKTIANVSKPDISKTFKYEEITKNGKTYKSAEGKLGIPDQVKQNRDTTSQSDVSKGTGDDAGHLIANLFGGAGGVENLSLQNWQSNEYGTWKQLENSWAEKLRKGVEIYAKVTDISKPGEKRPFMRRAVWTEKAPDGTITHHSLDFGNFHTPESRQKQNVPATVPEGNNAQIYDWNEERRKRGLATVE encoded by the coding sequence ATGAAACCAGCCCCTGTAAAAGAATCAAATGGCTTTATATCCAGAAGCACTCTCTCTGAGGCGGCTGGCCATCTATCAGAATATAATGCTGCTCACAGCAGCAATGGCTATGGAGATAGTGTAATGCAAGCTATGTATGGCTATCGACAAGGTACGCCCTTTCAGACGAAAAATATTCCACAGGCAAAGTCACCTCTTGCATTCCCACAGAAACAGGTAAGTCAAGTCCAACACAAAGAAAATGAAGGGGAAGAATCACAAGTAACACTGCCATCAAGCATTGTTCCAACAAAGATCACCATTGGCAGTCCGGATGACAATTATGAAAAAGAAGCTGATGCAGTCGCTAATCAGGTGATGCAGATGCCTGAAGCTGCGGTACAGCGTAAATGTGCCCATTGTCAGGCTGAAGAAAAACTTTTGCAACGTAAAGCTTTGCATCCTTCCCCACTTCATCAGACCAGTATTGTCCAGCGCAAATGTGCCGCTTGTGAAGCAGAAGCAGGACTTCTACAGCGTAAGATCATATCCCCAGCTATTAGTCCCTTTATGCAAGCGAAAGCAGATACAGAAAATACTGCGAGTGAATCGATCAGTCAACAGATCGGGAGCCGGAAAGGGAACGGAAGCCCTTTGCCAGGTTCCACCAAAAGCTTTATAGAAGAAAGATTTGGGGCAGATTTTAATGATGTACGGGTACATACAGATGGTCAGGCGATTCAACTTTCTCAGCAACTGAATGCACAGGCTTTTGCTACCGGAAATGACATTTATTTTAACCAGGGAAAATATTCACCGGAATCTTCTGATGGTAAGCATCTGCTTGCTCACGAACTTACCCATGTAGTGCAACAGAACGCAGGTATTCAACAGAAAACCATTCAACGGGACGATAAAAAACCCGAAGAAAGCTGTACTACAGGATTCCAGGATGGAGAAGGAATGGAGGTAAATCCTCCTAAAAACAATGTTGTATATGCTATTTGGATGACCTGGCAGGAAGGAGACAATAGAGAAAAACGTACAAATGAGGGTATTAAGATATGGTTGAAGAAAAGATATGGAACTCTTACTCCCAGCCTGGAAGGAAGAATCATAGATTACATGCAACAGAAATTCTCAGTGGGCGGTGATGAATTGAAACCAGGTTGCCAGTATATTATAGGCTTGGATTCAGTGGTATACGATGTGGTCAGGATGATGGCAGGGGAAAAAAGGATTGATAGTGGCGGAGGAAGTAGTGAAGGAAAAGGAACCGGTGCAAGTGGAACTGGTGGAAAGGAAAAAGGCAAAGGGAGCGGAACCAGTACGTACAATGCCTTCCAGTCGCTGAAAAAAGAGGACAAACAAAAAATCCGGGATCTGCTCAAAGAACTTGTTGGCGAACCCACAGACAATAAACAGCCTGATGATAAAAAGGTGCGGTTAAGCAAAGAAGAAGTAGCCCTGCTCTTGCAACTTGCGGATGATCCACACCGGGAGGAAATCATTAAACAACTGAAAGAAGCAAAAGGAGGAAACGGCGAACCGGCATCCCTGGAGACTATACTGGCTACTGCCAAAAGTAAGGAACTCTTAGAACGCATGCATGAAAGTACCGGTGACAAAGGACAGGAGCCGGTAGAAAATAGACCAGTGAGGGGAAACATCACGCATAGCGATGCTACCATTGTTCCCAAAAAGAAAGTAGCTTTTCATTTTGAAGTGGAAGACGACCGGGATGCATTACGTGTTCCATGGTTGAGTATCAGGTGGCATTCTGAATTAGATCCCAGAGAGAAAAACAATGCTTCCTTCGAAACATTTACTTTTAAAGAAAATACAAACTCACATTACTCTCCCATCCGGGAACAAGGAATCCTGAACGACAAATATTTTCATGTTGAGTTTCCGGGCGAAGGCACTTATGTAATTGAGGCCCTGGTCGATCACAATTTCTTTTTGCCTAACTCTTTTTATATCAGAGTTGCCGTTGTTGATGAGAAAAAAGTGTTAAAAGAGAAAGAAAATGAGGCATATTCAGGTTTTCTGAATGCCGGTAATACCAAATCGCATACGTTTGATGAGGCCAGTTTTGCCTATGATGAAGGAAGTATTACCACCGGTACACTGGATGAGAAATTCAAAGGTGCTACCCTCGATCAGCAATTAAAATCGTTGCAGGAGGAGAAAAAACGCATAGAGCAGCTGATTAAAACATACAAAGAACAAAACACCAGCGAAGCTGCTGCCATTATTTCCTGGGCTGAAAAATACCTTACCAAATTAAGTGAATACATTACTAAACTGGAAAGTGAAGGCAAATCGCCTGATACACATCTGGTGCCTTGTAAAGGTGTATATGTGAGCCGGACCCAGCATGTACGTTCCGACGAACTGAAACTATCGTGCTTTATCAGTAAAGTTCTTAAAAAGCAAACAATCAGCGACCCGGAATTACACCAACATGAGACATTTGAATACACCCAGTATAAAGCCGTATTGTTTGATTATACCCAGCTTTATGAAAACGAGAATTACAGAGTAGAGGAGGAAGCAGATTCGGCAGAAAAAGCCTTCGAAAAAGTTTTTGCTACCCATAGCACCAATTATCCCAATGGAACATTATCCATAGCTTTCCAGAAGTGGGACCAGGATACAAAGCAACTCACCAACGAATATATTACATACGGTAAAGTAACCGATACGGTAGGAAAAGACATTAAGGGCGTTCTATTTAGTGCACCGGCACAAATTGCTGTAAACGTAGTCGCTACCTTGCTTACTGTTTTCCCACCTACTTCTGGTATTGGGCTTACCATTGGTATTCTGTATAATTCAGCGAATACGATTTCTGAACTACAAGAATCGGCAGATAAAGGCACCTTGACTGGCAAAAAAGTAGCGGTAGGCGTAGGTTCTATTGCCCTGGATGTGATCCCTGGCGTTGGGGGAGTAGCAAAAGCCCGCAGAATTATTACGGTCGGCAAAAAGACGTATTATGCATTCCAGGCAGCAGAAAAGATCGGTCAGGCTTATTTATTGTATACTGGCGGGGTAGAAGAGATTGAAAAAGTAAGGGATGGCGTAATTAAGGAACTAGCCGCTATTAATGAAGAAATTACTACGCTTGAAAGAACTAATCCATCAGACCCCAGATTGGCTGAGCTTCGCAAACGGCAGAAAAAATTAATAAAAGAAGGTAGGGAAGCTACTGCTAATGTATTAACAAATCTGGTAGCCCAGCAAGGGCTCATGCTGGTAGGTACCCATATCCTGCAAGAAGTAGCCGCCCGTAAGTTTGGGTTGAATAAGCTGGAATTAGAAGAAAAAGGATTGTTTAAACATGAACCTGGGAAGAAAGTCCAGTATGATTTTGAGAAGCAGAAAATTACCGGCGATGGCAACCTGGGTACCCCGGAGGAATTCCGAATCGCTCAAAAATCAGCCTATTACGACCAGAGAATTATCCAATCTACAAAACTTTCGCCGGCCGAACGAAAACAGGTCATTGAAAAACTGCAAATTCACGAAAATGTAGAAATCATGAAAGGTCAGAAAACAAGCCTTACCAGAGAAGGAGACAAGTGGGTGTTGACCGTTCATGAAAATGCTACTGTTGCAGATATTCACCAGGTAGTAAATTCAGGTAAGTTAGCAAAAGCGCCGGAGGCTCCTAATACCCCTGCTGCAAAAGAAACTGCGCATGAGGCCTCAAAATCAGGCGCATCTGAAAAGAAAAAAGAAACGTCGCCAGTTAAAGAAGTAAGTGAAGTGCCTCAAACTGCTACCAAAGAGCACCATGAGCATAAGATTCATGAAAACGGAGCCATTTCCAGATGTAGCGACAATTGCTTGCCACTGCTTCTGGATATTATTGACCGGGCGAAAAAACTAAAAAAATCTTTAGGAAAAAATCATGATGCCAGCAAAGAAGGAGGAGGACTGATTGATGAGGCAAAAGCCATAGAAAAAGAGGCAAAAGCCAATGCTAAGAAACCTGACTCCCCCGAAAAAGCAGCCAAGGAAACAGAATTGCTTGAACAGGCAAAACAACTGGAATTAAAAATGGCTCAGCTGGAGAGTACAATTATTCCAGAACTTGGCAAAAAGTCGGATGTACATGTTAGCTCCCTGGAAGATCATCTGAAAACACATCCCGAATATGAGAATAAATATAGAAGCAAGTTTGATCGTTTAAAGAACATCATACTAGAACAGGTTGCTAAAAAAGATAATGCCAACCCATCCATCAGAGAGCAGGCAGCAGATACATTACGTGAATTAAACAAAGAACTTGAAAAATTAAACAAAGAGCTTGGAAAAACAATTGCTAATGTTAGCAAACCTGATATAAGCAAGACATTCAAATACGAAGAGATTACTAAAAATGGAAAAACCTATAAATCGGCAGAAGGCAAACTTGGTATACCAGACCAGGTAAAGCAAAACAGAGATACTACCAGCCAGAGTGATGTATCGAAAGGTACCGGTGATGATGCTGGACACCTTATTGCAAATTTGTTTGGTGGCGCAGGTGGCGTAGAAAACCTGAGTTTGCAAAACTGGCAATCTAATGAATATGGAACCTGGAAGCAACTGGAGAATAGCTGGGCAGAAAAATTGAGAAAGGGTGTTGAAATTTATGCGAAAGTCACCGATATTAGTAAGCCAGGCGAAAAACGTCCCTTTATGAGAAGAGCAGTGTGGACAGAAAAAGCACCTGATGGTACCATTACTCACCATTCTTTGGATTTTGGAAACTTTCACACGCCGGAGAGCCGTCAAAAACAAAATGTTCCTGCTACCGTGCCTGAAGGAAATAATGCCCAGATTTATGATTGGAATGAAGAAAGGAGAAAAAGAGGCCTGGCAACAGTTGAATGA
- the rimO gene encoding 30S ribosomal protein S12 methylthiotransferase RimO, whose amino-acid sequence MKTKGIKKNKVNIVTLGCSKNLVDSEQIYTQLKANQFEVAHESRKDDASIVIVNTCGFIDNAKQESIDTILRYADAKENGLIDKLYVTGCLSHRYKDDLEREIPIVDAYFGSNELPRLLKTLKADYKHELIGERLITTPSHYAYLKIAEGCDRPCSFCAIPLMRGGHISQPIELLVQQAKNLAKKGTKELILIAQDLTYYGLDIYKRRNLAELLDRLADVEGIEWIRLQYAYPAGFPMDVLEVMREHSNICKYLDMPLQHGSSEILKLMRRGINREKTEALIETIREKVPGIALRTTLISGHPGETEAHFEEMYSFVEKMRFDRLGIFTYSHEENTHSHTMPDDLLQEIKQDRADAIMALQENISYELNQQKISNTYKVLFDRKEGGYFVGRTEFDSPEVDNEVLVDAKKHFVRLGDFTNVKIIDATEFDLYAEPV is encoded by the coding sequence ATGAAAACCAAAGGAATAAAAAAAAATAAAGTGAATATAGTTACCCTGGGCTGTTCCAAAAACCTGGTCGATTCCGAACAAATTTATACCCAGCTCAAGGCAAATCAGTTTGAGGTTGCCCATGAATCCCGGAAAGATGATGCCAGCATTGTGATCGTAAATACCTGCGGTTTTATTGATAACGCCAAACAGGAATCCATCGACACTATTCTGCGTTATGCTGATGCCAAAGAAAACGGCTTGATTGATAAATTGTACGTAACCGGCTGCCTGTCACACCGCTACAAAGACGACCTGGAGCGAGAAATTCCGATTGTAGACGCCTATTTTGGAAGCAATGAATTACCCCGCTTGCTGAAAACCTTAAAAGCAGATTATAAACATGAACTCATTGGCGAACGGCTTATTACCACGCCTTCGCATTATGCCTACCTGAAAATTGCCGAGGGCTGCGACCGCCCTTGCTCTTTCTGTGCGATTCCGCTGATGCGTGGCGGACATATTTCCCAGCCAATAGAACTGTTAGTACAACAAGCAAAAAATCTGGCTAAAAAAGGTACTAAAGAATTAATTTTAATTGCCCAGGATCTTACCTATTACGGCCTGGATATTTATAAAAGAAGAAACTTAGCTGAACTGTTAGATAGATTAGCTGATGTAGAAGGCATCGAATGGATTCGGTTGCAGTATGCGTATCCGGCTGGTTTTCCGATGGATGTACTGGAGGTGATGCGGGAGCACAGCAATATTTGCAAGTATCTGGATATGCCTTTGCAGCATGGTTCTTCCGAAATATTAAAACTGATGCGCAGGGGTATTAACCGCGAGAAAACCGAAGCACTCATTGAAACGATCCGCGAGAAAGTACCTGGCATTGCCTTACGGACTACCCTGATTTCCGGCCATCCCGGAGAAACAGAAGCCCATTTTGAAGAAATGTATTCGTTTGTGGAAAAAATGCGTTTTGACCGGCTGGGAATATTCACGTATTCTCATGAAGAAAATACCCATTCTCATACCATGCCGGATGATCTGTTACAGGAAATTAAGCAAGACCGGGCTGATGCCATAATGGCCTTACAAGAAAACATTTCCTATGAACTAAACCAGCAAAAAATTAGTAATACATATAAAGTGTTATTCGACCGGAAAGAAGGTGGATATTTCGTAGGCCGCACCGAATTTGACTCACCCGAAGTAGATAATGAAGTGCTGGTAGATGCAAAAAAACACTTTGTCAGGCTGGGAGATTTTACAAACGTAAAAATAATAGATGCCACTGAATTTGACCTCTATGCCGAGCCTGTTTGA
- a CDS encoding ATP-binding protein: MNFQPKPYYDHISTEWQALQVELDWITSIIEYRCNIGSFSDNIFHLFPVPVLPSGQSDAYARLIEEFRLDPLQRLVLILSLCPYFKPDLTNRFLVQKDEMGMIATEIGGYLGKAYRGFLPTVQTALFLLSGNRLIENVVYLDLFIPGNTITASHLFKIIHTEPQEPFTSSLLSPTQELLQSLVTGKPMHPVFSSEFPAQRISTGMEWDDLVLNDTTLDEVYDVIHWIKYSKQLMSNKDFARKNMPGYRCLFSGPPGTGKTLTASLIGKTVGKETYKIDLSMVVSKYIGETEKNLAHVFDRAQGKDWILFFDEADALFGKRSETKDAHDRYANQEVAFLLQRIEQHDGIVILSSNYKKNIDAAFYRRIQSIINFPLPQAQERLLLWKKAIPEGFAFAQDLDLKAIAERYKLAGGAIMNVIRYGCLKAVVREDQIIELADLQEGISRELDKEGKMA, encoded by the coding sequence ATGAACTTCCAGCCTAAACCCTATTATGATCACATTTCAACAGAATGGCAAGCGCTTCAGGTGGAGTTAGATTGGATAACGTCCATTATAGAGTACCGTTGCAATATTGGTTCTTTCAGTGACAATATTTTTCACTTATTCCCTGTTCCTGTATTGCCTTCCGGGCAGTCAGATGCATATGCCCGCCTGATAGAAGAATTCAGGTTAGATCCACTGCAAAGACTGGTATTGATTCTTAGCCTCTGTCCATATTTTAAACCGGACCTAACCAACCGTTTCCTGGTACAGAAAGATGAAATGGGAATGATTGCCACAGAAATAGGAGGATACCTGGGAAAAGCCTACCGGGGATTTTTGCCAACTGTCCAGACTGCCTTATTCCTCCTATCCGGAAACAGGCTGATTGAAAATGTGGTTTATCTGGATCTTTTTATACCTGGTAATACAATAACTGCTTCCCATCTGTTTAAAATTATCCATACAGAGCCGCAAGAACCCTTTACCAGTAGCTTGCTTTCTCCTACCCAGGAACTATTGCAAAGCTTGGTGACCGGCAAGCCTATGCATCCGGTTTTTTCTTCTGAATTTCCGGCACAGCGCATTTCTACCGGTATGGAATGGGACGATCTGGTACTAAACGACACTACCCTGGATGAAGTATATGATGTGATCCACTGGATCAAATACAGCAAACAATTAATGAGCAATAAGGATTTTGCCAGAAAAAATATGCCTGGCTACCGGTGTTTGTTTTCAGGACCCCCAGGAACCGGAAAAACACTTACGGCTTCGCTGATCGGCAAAACAGTAGGCAAGGAAACTTATAAGATTGACCTGTCGATGGTAGTTTCCAAGTATATTGGCGAAACCGAGAAAAACCTGGCGCATGTATTCGATCGGGCACAGGGCAAAGACTGGATTCTGTTTTTTGATGAAGCCGATGCTTTGTTTGGAAAACGCAGTGAAACCAAAGATGCCCACGACCGCTATGCCAACCAGGAAGTTGCTTTTCTCCTGCAACGTATCGAACAGCACGATGGCATTGTAATTTTGTCGAGTAATTACAAAAAAAACATAGATGCCGCTTTTTACAGGCGGATTCAATCCATTATTAATTTCCCATTACCCCAGGCACAGGAGCGTTTGTTGCTCTGGAAAAAAGCCATTCCGGAAGGGTTTGCATTTGCGCAAGATTTAGACCTGAAAGCAATCGCTGAAAGATATAAACTGGCCGGCGGTGCTATAATGAACGTAATCCGATATGGCTGCTTAAAAGCAGTAGTGAGAGAAGATCAAATTATTGAACTGGCAGATTTACAGGAAGGGATCAGCCGGGAACTGGACAAAGAAGGAAAAATGGCGTGA
- a CDS encoding LytR/AlgR family response regulator transcription factor — protein MLTAIAIDDEPQALDVVQAHAAKVPFLELKASFTNAFTAIDYLQKNPVDLIFLDIKMPDISGIEFVKCLPQLPMVIFTTAYSKYAVQGFELDAIDYLLKPFSLARFTKACSKAMEKKRLYDKETVPYIFIKTGYEEEKVMLNKILYLEAEGNYITVVLSNKKLLTRQTMADVLLLLPQQGFARIHRSYIISLNHIQKITRQEVVVAGYKIPVGISYEDKLTEIRNKLNRMH, from the coding sequence ATGCTTACAGCTATCGCGATAGATGATGAACCCCAGGCGCTGGATGTGGTACAGGCGCATGCTGCCAAAGTGCCTTTTCTGGAATTAAAAGCCAGTTTTACCAATGCCTTTACGGCGATTGATTATTTGCAGAAAAATCCGGTTGACCTGATTTTCCTGGATATTAAAATGCCGGATATTTCAGGAATTGAGTTTGTAAAATGCCTGCCTCAGTTGCCAATGGTTATTTTTACCACAGCTTATTCCAAGTATGCTGTACAAGGATTTGAACTCGATGCCATTGACTATCTGCTGAAGCCGTTTTCCCTGGCACGGTTCACCAAAGCCTGCAGTAAAGCGATGGAAAAAAAGCGCCTGTATGACAAAGAAACCGTACCTTATATATTCATTAAAACCGGCTATGAAGAAGAAAAAGTGATGCTGAACAAGATACTGTATCTGGAAGCGGAAGGAAACTATATAACGGTGGTATTATCCAACAAAAAACTGCTCACCCGTCAGACCATGGCAGATGTATTACTATTGCTTCCTCAGCAGGGATTTGCCAGAATTCACCGTTCTTACATTATTTCATTGAACCATATACAAAAAATAACCCGCCAGGAAGTAGTGGTGGCGGGTTATAAAATACCAGTTGGCATTTCCTATGAAGATAAACTGACGGAAATAAGAAATAAGCTAAACCGGATGCACTAA
- a CDS encoding ATP-binding cassette domain-containing protein — translation MPQGLDTIIQEKGVNLSGGQRQRLALARGILAARSSSIILMDEPTSSVDPRTEVKLYNNLFEAFGNKAVISSLHRLHLLNQFDYVYILQNGQVIDEGNFEYLRKYSPAFAEMWQHQEEQERVLVNS, via the coding sequence TTGCCGCAAGGGCTCGATACCATTATTCAGGAAAAAGGCGTAAATCTTTCCGGAGGACAACGGCAGCGGCTGGCATTGGCCAGAGGAATATTAGCTGCCAGAAGCAGCAGCATCATTCTCATGGACGAACCTACCAGCAGCGTAGACCCCAGAACGGAGGTAAAATTGTATAATAATCTGTTTGAAGCTTTTGGAAACAAAGCTGTTATTTCTTCCCTGCACCGTTTGCATTTGCTCAACCAGTTCGATTATGTGTATATCCTGCAAAACGGGCAAGTGATCGACGAAGGAAACTTTGAGTATTTACGAAAATATAGCCCTGCCTTTGCTGAGATGTGGCAGCATCAGGAAGAACAAGAACGTGTCCTGGTGAATAGTTAA
- a CDS encoding eCIS core domain-containing protein, translated as MATETIKEQKGTILRKHVSRKADSNDLHSYGQAIEHSMNFGNGGYTNQVVQAMYGYSHQVPLQLKAEPEDEPQAPQEIPLQRKLTIGSPDDNYEKEADAIANQVMQMPEPAVQRKCAHCQAEEGKVQLKPAASSITPFIQTKASQAGTTTDAISHQLESSRGGGSPMADHTRNFMENRFGADFTDFRIHTGSQAVQLSHQLNAQAFTTGKDIYFNEGNYSPESSGGKHLLAHELTHTIQQAGLYRKKDTFADTCDPAAG; from the coding sequence ATGGCTACAGAAACTATAAAAGAGCAGAAAGGAACGATCCTCAGGAAACATGTTTCCAGAAAAGCTGACTCAAATGATTTGCATTCGTATGGCCAGGCTATAGAACATAGTATGAACTTTGGTAATGGAGGCTATACCAATCAGGTAGTGCAGGCCATGTATGGATATTCCCATCAAGTACCTTTGCAGCTAAAAGCAGAACCTGAAGATGAACCACAAGCGCCGCAAGAAATCCCATTACAGAGGAAACTCACCATTGGCAGTCCGGATGACAATTATGAAAAAGAAGCTGATGCAATCGCTAATCAGGTGATGCAGATGCCTGAACCTGCGGTACAGCGTAAATGTGCCCATTGTCAGGCTGAAGAAGGAAAAGTACAACTAAAGCCTGCAGCTTCCTCTATTACCCCATTTATTCAGACCAAGGCTTCCCAGGCAGGCACAACTACTGATGCCATCAGCCATCAGCTGGAGAGCAGCAGAGGTGGGGGCAGCCCTATGGCAGATCATACCAGAAACTTTATGGAAAACCGCTTTGGAGCCGATTTTACAGATTTCAGAATCCATACCGGCTCTCAGGCGGTACAACTATCCCACCAACTGAATGCACAAGCTTTTACTACCGGAAAGGATATATATTTCAATGAGGGTAACTATTCGCCGGAATCATCCGGAGGAAAACACCTGTTGGCGCATGAATTAACACATACCATACAACAGGCCGGATTATATAGAAAAAAAGATACGTTCGCGGACACCTGTGATCCAGCGGCAGGATGA